The Ammospiza nelsoni isolate bAmmNel1 chromosome 10, bAmmNel1.pri, whole genome shotgun sequence genome includes a region encoding these proteins:
- the LOC132077565 gene encoding platelet glycoprotein V-like produces MLVFRLSVMIKLFFQLDASICPEKCDCSSKNAIYCSGPHIKDLELLNLPCNMTEIHITNANISYLQDVFARMEELQHLILSSNNIALVSPMAFKGLGRLKVLKLLDNKLVELPPEVFDDMVQLQQLIIESNRLNSIEENLFDKLAVLQELYLNKNQLTALPSGVMKKLTKLRVLNLSRNYLAALPRNIFSALARLERLMLYINRLSSIESGVFASLKELQELFLHSNNIHSIAPDAFHCLRKLRTLTLSRNRLQVLPSGLFLHLHNLSKLTLYRNPLKSLPEVLFGEMRHLGSLWLYHTKLSTIPDFVFSNLTNLELLVLSFNPELMVLPRNVFSGLNELRGLSLHTSNISSLPEGIFLSLQKLQNISLFDTRLEVLPRNLFHNLKHLQKVYLNSTNLQSLPADFFTALPELEEVVLDDNPWKCDCQILGFREWLQKSTAIVKNVPSLMCHSPLALQNISLVSLSIDDLECLPTTAMTYQTFSSTLTSPVTEHFTSSQETAVTVLSDMEITSTLTSIPPATPSFTYSHVEDVGQPGLHFSDVPVQTSPSIIARTSSVRGTDLTTLVWWDEFPAHSSAKPYFNIRVTYCQLLLCVHSLILTLQTVVIVLSLYVMGNTRQLLLSRNIPAQPVVLIRISRR; encoded by the coding sequence ATGTTGGTGTTTCGTTTGTCAGTGATgatcaagcttttcttccagttGGATGCATCTATTTGTCCTGAGAAGTGTGACTGCTCTtcaaaaaatgcaatttattgcTCTGGCCCCCACATAAAAGACCTGGAATTGTTAAATCTGCCTTGCAACATGACAGAAATTCACATAACAAATGCTAACATATCGTACTTGCAGGATGTTTTTGCTAGGATGGAGGAACTGCAGCATCTCATCCTGTCTTCAAACAACATCGCTCTGGTTTCACCAATGGCTTTTAAAGGCTTGGGAAGGCTAAAAGTCCTCAAACTGCTGGATAATAAGCTGGTTGAACTTCCACCAGAAGTATTTGATGACATGGTGCAGCTTCAGCAATTGATCATTGAAAGTAACAGGTTGAATTCTATTGAGGAAAATCTGTTTGACAAACTGGCTGTTTTGCAGGAGCTTTACTTGAACAAAAACCAACTAACAGCACTTCCCAGTGGTGTGATGAAGAAACTCACTAAACTCAGAGTACTGAACTTATCAAGAAATTACTTAGCAGCACTGCCTAGAAATATATTTAGTGCATTAGCCAGGCTTGAGAGGCTGATGCTGTATATTAATAGACTGTCTTCAATAGAGTCTGGTGTGTTTGCtagcctgaaggagctgcaggagcttttCCTGCATTCCAATAATATCCATTCCATTGCCCCTGATGCATTTCATTGTCTTCGCAAACTAAGAACGCTGACACTCTCCAGGAACAGGCTTCAGGTTTTGccttctgggctttttttgcACTTGCACAACCTGTCTAAACTGACCTTGTACAGGAACCCACTGAAGTCTCTTCCAGAAGTGCTGTTTGGAGAGATGAGGCATCTTGGTAGCCTATGGCTGTATCACACAAAGCTCTCAACAATACCAGATTTTGTGTTCAGTAACTTGACAAATTTAGAGCTTCTTGTGCTGAGTTTTAACCCAGAGCTTATGGTTCTTCCTAGGAATGTATTCAGTGGCCTGAATGAACTGCGGGGCCTTTCTCTCCATACAAGTAATATTTCCAGTTTGCCAGAGGGAATCTTTCTGAGCCTTCAGAAACTGCAGAACATTTCCCTGTTTGATACAAGGCTTGAGGTTCTTCCTAGAAACCTCTTTCATAATCTCAAGCACCTCCAGAAAGTTTACCTGAATAGTACTAACCTGCAGTCTCTTCCTGCAGACTTCTTTACTGCTTTACCTGAGCTGGAAGAAGTTGTCCTTGACGACAACCCTTGGAAATGTGATTGCCAAATTCTTGGCTTCCGAGAATGGCTCCAGAAGAGCACAGCAATAGTTAAAAATGTGCCATCTCTGATGTGCCACAGCCCACTGGCACTGCAGAATATTTCTCTTGTGTCTCTAAGCATCGATGACCTGGAGTGCCTGCCAACCACAGCTATGACCTATCAGACGTTCAGCTCAACTTTGACATCTCCTGTGACGGAGCACTTCACATCATCTCAGGAGACTGCTGTAACAGTGCTGTCTGACATGGAAATCACCAGCACACTCACATCCATTCCTCCTGCAACTCCAAGTTTTACCTACTCCCATGTTGAAGATGTTGGACAACCTGGGCTACACTTCTCAGATGTTCCAGTCCAAACTTCTCCCAGCATCATAGCACGAACCAGCAGTGTTAGAGGGACAGATTTAACTACTCTTGTTTGGTGGGATGAGTTTCCAGCCCACAGCAGTGCTAAACCCTATTTTAATATCAGAGTTACTTATTGCCAGCTACTCTTGTGTGTTCACAGTTTGATTTTAACACTCCAGACTGTAGTCATTGTGCTCAGTCTGTATGTGATGGGTAACACCAGGCAACTCTTGCTCTCCAGAAATATTCCTGCTCAGCCTGTAGTTCTGATAAGAATATCAAGAAGATAG